In a genomic window of Flavobacterium crassostreae:
- a CDS encoding DMT family transporter, with the protein MQNDSLKSYLSLHFIVFIWGFTAILGALITINSDAIVWYRMLMAGVFLGAFIVFKKKSFRVSTTVFLKLLFVGLLIALHWITFFHAIHVSNVSITLSVFSLGAFFAALLEPLFYGRKVLWYEVLFGLVIMAGLALIMKVEVGYYEGIVYALISILLGVLFTLMNGKLIHKHDPSVLSFYELMAGAFFVTIYFWSQNIFTAAFFDLSLSNWLLLLLLASVCTAYAFTVSVKIMEKLSPYTVMLTTNLEPVYGIFLAYFILGGKEKMSFSFYIGAFMIVLTVLLNGVVKHKMNSKK; encoded by the coding sequence ATGCAAAACGATAGTTTAAAGAGTTACCTTAGTCTGCATTTTATTGTTTTTATTTGGGGTTTTACGGCCATTTTGGGTGCGTTGATCACCATAAATTCGGATGCTATTGTATGGTATCGGATGTTAATGGCAGGGGTTTTTTTAGGGGCTTTTATAGTTTTTAAGAAAAAATCCTTCCGAGTCTCTACCACTGTTTTCCTTAAATTGCTTTTTGTAGGGCTTTTAATTGCCTTGCACTGGATTACCTTTTTTCATGCTATTCATGTTTCTAATGTTTCTATCACGCTTTCGGTTTTTTCGTTAGGGGCTTTTTTTGCGGCGTTATTGGAACCACTTTTTTATGGACGAAAAGTTTTGTGGTACGAGGTTTTGTTCGGACTGGTAATAATGGCAGGACTCGCTCTGATTATGAAGGTAGAGGTGGGGTATTATGAAGGGATAGTGTACGCCTTGATTTCTATTTTATTGGGGGTTTTGTTTACCCTAATGAATGGTAAATTGATACATAAGCACGATCCATCTGTGCTGTCTTTTTATGAGCTAATGGCTGGCGCCTTTTTTGTTACTATTTATTTTTGGTCTCAAAATATATTTACCGCTGCTTTTTTTGATTTAAGCCTCTCAAATTGGCTTTTGTTATTGCTTTTAGCTTCAGTATGTACGGCATATGCTTTTACAGTTTCGGTTAAAATAATGGAAAAATTAAGCCCTTATACCGTAATGCTAACTACCAATCTAGAGCCTGTTTACGGAATTTTTCTGGCCTATTTTATCCTTGGCGGAAAAGAAAAAATGAGTTTCTCTTTTTATATTGGCGCTTTTATGATTGTTCTTACCGTGCTTTTAAATGGTGTGGTCAAGCATAAAATGAATTCCAAAAAATAA
- a CDS encoding LptF/LptG family permease has product MIDKKNKKFSLSDLVGLTILDKYILKRYLATFSAMLLLFVPIGIIIDVSEKINKMIENKIPLSEIAIYYYHFTIYFANSLFPIFLFLSIIWFTSKLANNTEIIAILSSGISFTRFLRPYLIGASIVSVFVLLMGFYVVPKSSEGFNYFRYTYLRGNGKEAMMGNVTDVYRQINPKEFLYVNSFNAETKMAFNFALERFEKQKMVSKITATRIKWNPKDSTYTLYDYAKRTVGELGDTLERASEKEAKFSFDLEDLTPVVYIAETLSLHKLNDFIDKQKERGASNINVYMVVLYKKYSVPVAAFILTIIAVAVSSMKRRGGMGMNLTIGIAIAFGYVFFDKIFGTIAEKSTFSPFLAVWFPNMFFGVLAIYLLRNAKR; this is encoded by the coding sequence ATGATTGATAAAAAAAATAAAAAGTTCTCTCTTTCGGACTTGGTGGGTTTAACGATACTAGATAAGTATATCCTGAAGCGGTATTTGGCCACTTTTTCGGCTATGTTGTTGCTCTTTGTGCCTATTGGGATTATTATTGATGTCTCGGAGAAGATTAATAAAATGATTGAAAACAAGATTCCGTTATCGGAAATTGCGATCTATTATTATCATTTTACGATCTATTTTGCAAATTCGTTGTTTCCTATATTTTTATTTTTATCCATTATTTGGTTTACCTCTAAGTTGGCTAATAACACGGAGATTATTGCTATTTTAAGTTCTGGAATTTCGTTTACTCGTTTTTTGAGACCTTATCTTATTGGGGCTTCTATTGTTTCGGTTTTTGTTTTGTTGATGGGGTTTTATGTGGTGCCTAAATCCAGTGAGGGGTTTAATTATTTTAGATATACCTATCTCAGGGGTAATGGCAAAGAGGCCATGATGGGCAACGTTACCGATGTGTACAGACAAATTAATCCAAAGGAGTTTTTGTATGTAAATAGTTTTAATGCCGAAACTAAGATGGCTTTTAATTTTGCCCTCGAGCGTTTTGAAAAACAAAAAATGGTCTCCAAAATTACGGCAACCAGAATTAAATGGAATCCCAAGGACAGCACCTATACTCTGTATGATTATGCCAAAAGAACCGTAGGCGAGCTAGGGGATACTCTAGAAAGAGCCTCTGAAAAAGAGGCTAAATTTAGTTTTGATCTAGAAGATTTAACCCCAGTGGTTTATATAGCCGAGACTTTGAGTTTGCATAAATTAAATGATTTTATTGATAAACAAAAAGAGCGTGGTGCCTCCAATATTAATGTCTATATGGTTGTATTGTACAAAAAATATAGTGTGCCTGTGGCTGCATTTATTTTGACCATCATTGCTGTTGCTGTTTCTTCCATGAAACGAAGGGGAGGCATGGGGATGAATTTAACCATAGGTATTGCCATTGCTTTTGGGTATGTTTTTTTTGATAAAATATTTGGCACCATTGCCGAGAAATCTACTTTTTCGCCCTTTTTGGCAGTGTGGTTCCCTAACATGTTTTTTGGAGTATTAGCAATTTATTTATTACGCAATGCAAAACGATAG
- a CDS encoding LTA synthase family protein, translating into MKINKFLKPILNFFFIGLCITTLSRLLLFVMFHKRVVQTPDYWMIFPIGLRMDLIVLSYIAFLPSLLLCVLPDNYLQKIKKFFTVYFLSFLFLMLFMELATFDFIKEYDTRPNKLFIDYLIYPKEVVGTLVKSYLGSLFFSFFVLSVALWVSAKNAAKLFYPKFTMYRTKLVWFPLVAFLLFLGARSSLVSKRPINASNAIFSTDQLTNNLGINSLYTVGFALYSLKNEDNAEKMYGKMDPNEAISRVKKYMQVANNAFTDPELPLMHLQKTDSTLARPYNVVVFLQESLGAEYVGSLGGLPLTPSLDALTQQGLLFTNIYATGTRSVRGIEAVVTGFLPSASESVVKLSNSQTGFYTLAQNLKEKGYDTSFIYGGMANFDNMASFFNGNGFSKIIDEKDYDKDTAAFKGTWGYSDEDLAVKANDYYKSKGDKPFFSLLFSTSNHEPFEFPDGRIALYDKQKNTVHNAMKYADFSIGKFFEMAKKEPYFKNTIFLIIADHNTRTYGKNLVPINKFHIPALLIGPNVPKGMRYTKLCSQIDIAPTLFHFIGMDLQHPMPGINLMKLPDATPGRAIMQFHNNNAFRVGNQVVILQPNKEPLQFKMQNDTVLEPTKLNTEMAKDALGHIITASYLYKQRKYKTKQQK; encoded by the coding sequence ATGAAAATAAATAAATTTTTAAAACCAATCCTGAATTTCTTTTTCATAGGATTGTGTATCACTACGCTAAGTAGGTTGTTGCTTTTTGTTATGTTCCACAAGCGTGTGGTACAAACACCAGATTATTGGATGATTTTTCCAATAGGCCTGCGTATGGATTTGATTGTGTTGTCTTATATTGCTTTTTTGCCTAGCTTATTGTTGTGCGTTTTGCCAGATAATTATTTGCAAAAAATAAAGAAATTTTTTACGGTTTATTTTCTGAGTTTCTTATTCCTTATGTTATTCATGGAGCTTGCTACTTTTGATTTTATAAAGGAGTACGATACCCGCCCCAATAAATTATTTATAGATTATTTAATTTATCCTAAAGAAGTAGTAGGTACTTTGGTAAAAAGTTATTTAGGATCCCTATTTTTCTCATTCTTTGTTCTGAGTGTGGCATTGTGGGTTAGTGCCAAAAATGCAGCAAAATTATTTTACCCAAAATTCACTATGTATCGGACCAAGTTGGTGTGGTTTCCTTTGGTTGCTTTTTTGTTGTTTTTGGGAGCACGCTCCAGCTTGGTATCTAAAAGGCCTATTAATGCCAGTAATGCAATATTTTCGACGGATCAACTAACTAATAATTTAGGAATTAACTCCTTATATACGGTTGGTTTTGCGCTGTATTCTTTAAAAAACGAAGATAACGCAGAAAAAATGTACGGAAAAATGGATCCCAATGAGGCTATCTCTAGGGTCAAAAAATACATGCAGGTTGCTAACAACGCTTTTACAGACCCTGAGTTGCCCTTGATGCATTTGCAAAAAACGGACAGCACTTTGGCTAGACCCTACAATGTAGTTGTTTTTTTGCAAGAAAGTTTAGGGGCAGAGTATGTGGGGAGTTTGGGTGGTTTGCCACTCACGCCATCCTTGGATGCGTTAACCCAGCAAGGATTGTTGTTTACTAATATTTATGCTACAGGTACGCGCAGCGTGAGAGGAATTGAGGCCGTAGTTACGGGTTTTTTGCCCTCGGCATCAGAGAGCGTGGTAAAATTAAGTAACTCCCAAACGGGGTTTTATACCCTTGCCCAAAACTTAAAAGAGAAGGGCTATGATACTAGTTTTATCTACGGCGGTATGGCAAATTTTGACAATATGGCATCTTTTTTTAACGGAAATGGTTTTAGTAAGATAATTGACGAAAAAGATTATGATAAAGATACAGCCGCTTTCAAAGGGACTTGGGGCTATTCCGACGAAGATTTGGCGGTTAAGGCCAATGATTATTATAAATCAAAGGGAGACAAACCGTTTTTTTCGTTACTGTTTTCTACCTCAAACCACGAGCCATTTGAGTTTCCGGATGGGCGTATTGCCTTGTATGACAAACAAAAAAACACGGTGCATAATGCCATGAAATACGCAGATTTTTCTATCGGAAAATTCTTCGAAATGGCCAAAAAAGAGCCTTATTTTAAAAACACTATTTTCTTGATTATTGCAGATCACAATACCAGAACTTATGGCAAAAATCTGGTTCCTATTAACAAATTTCATATTCCAGCATTACTAATTGGACCTAATGTACCCAAAGGGATGCGGTATACCAAGTTGTGTAGTCAGATAGATATTGCCCCAACGTTGTTTCATTTTATAGGTATGGATTTACAACACCCCATGCCTGGAATTAATCTAATGAAATTGCCAGATGCTACTCCAGGTAGGGCCATTATGCAGTTCCATAACAACAATGCTTTTAGAGTGGGTAACCAAGTGGTTATTTTGCAGCCAAACAAAGAGCCTTTGCAATTCAAGATGCAAAACGATACGGTTTTGGAGCCAACAAAGTTAAATACCGAAATGGCAAAAGACGCTTTGGGACATATAATCACGGCTTCTTACTTATACAAACAACGAAAATACAAGACAAAGCAACAAAAATAA
- a CDS encoding acetyl-CoA carboxylase carboxyltransferase subunit alpha — protein MEYLDFELPIKELEDQLDKCLVIGQESDVDVSTTCKQINKKLIDTKKHIYKNLTAWQRVQLSRHPSRPYTLDHIKALCGDTFLELHGDRGFADDKAMIGGLGKIGGQSFMIIGQQKGYNTKTRQYRNFGMANPEGYRKALRLMKMAEKFGIPVLTLIDTPGAYPGLEAEERGQGEAIARNIFEMVRLKVPIITIIVGEGASGGALGIGVGDRVYMLENTWYSVISPESCSSILWKSWEYKEQAAEALKLTSADMKRQKLIDDIIPEPLGGAHYDRPTTFKTVEEYVLKAYHELKDLATATLIDQRMDKYSKMGEYKE, from the coding sequence ATGGAATATTTAGATTTTGAGCTTCCAATTAAAGAACTAGAAGATCAGTTAGATAAATGCCTTGTTATTGGTCAAGAGTCCGATGTGGACGTTTCAACTACTTGCAAACAAATTAACAAGAAACTAATAGATACCAAAAAACATATTTATAAAAATTTAACGGCATGGCAACGGGTACAATTATCTAGGCATCCAAGCAGACCCTACACTTTAGATCACATAAAAGCACTCTGTGGCGATACCTTTTTGGAACTGCACGGCGATAGAGGTTTTGCAGATGATAAAGCCATGATTGGTGGTTTGGGTAAAATTGGAGGACAATCTTTTATGATTATTGGCCAACAAAAAGGATACAATACCAAAACACGTCAGTATAGAAATTTTGGGATGGCAAACCCAGAAGGATACCGTAAAGCCTTGCGTTTGATGAAAATGGCCGAAAAATTTGGAATTCCTGTTCTGACCCTAATAGATACTCCGGGAGCCTATCCAGGTCTTGAAGCAGAAGAACGAGGACAAGGAGAGGCGATAGCGCGCAATATTTTTGAAATGGTGCGTTTAAAAGTGCCTATTATTACCATAATTGTAGGCGAAGGTGCTTCAGGCGGTGCCTTAGGTATAGGCGTTGGAGACCGAGTTTATATGTTAGAAAACACTTGGTATTCGGTTATTTCGCCAGAGTCATGTTCTTCTATATTATGGAAGAGTTGGGAATACAAAGAACAAGCTGCTGAGGCCTTAAAATTGACTTCTGCAGACATGAAAAGACAAAAATTGATTGACGATATTATTCCAGAACCATTAGGTGGAGCCCATTATGATAGGCCTACAACCTTCAAAACCGTAGAGGAGTATGTATTAAAAGCATACCACGAGTTGAAAGATCTGGCAACCGCTACATTGATTGACCAAAGAATGGACAAATACAGTAAAATGGGGGAATATAAAGAGTAA
- the dnaB gene encoding replicative DNA helicase, whose product MENFKNTNPAKADKTTIISLEKGKLPPQVLELEEAVLGAMMIDKKGVDDVIDILQPDAFYKEAHKHIFEAIVQLFTDTQPIDLLTVSAQLKKNGKLDIAGGDFYLIQLTQKISSSAHIEFHSRIILQKFIQRSLIRISSEIIEDSYDDGADVFDLLDKAESKLYEVTQGNIKRSSETAQSLVLQAKKRIEEIAGQEGLSGVATGFEKLDKITSGWQPSDLIIIAARPAMGKTAFVLSMARNMAIDFGMPVALFSLEMASVQLITRLISSETGLSSEKLRTGKLEKHEWEQLSTKVKNLEKAPLFIDDTPSLSIFDLRAKARRLVSQHGIRIIIVDYLQLMTAGGNGKGGGNREQEISTISRNLKALAKELNVPVIALSQLSRAVETRGSSKRPLLSDLRESGAIEQDADIVSFLYRPEYYKIDEWDDDEASPTAGQAEIMIAKHRNGSIENVRLKFIGHLGKFDNLEDFTGGYDDLPSSMNQEDNSFITKNLPSAHEAFGSNLNEDNDDDMPF is encoded by the coding sequence ATGGAAAACTTCAAAAACACAAACCCCGCAAAGGCGGACAAAACTACCATAATCAGCCTCGAAAAAGGAAAACTTCCTCCACAAGTATTGGAGCTCGAAGAGGCCGTTTTGGGCGCAATGATGATTGATAAAAAAGGGGTTGATGATGTAATTGATATTCTGCAACCAGATGCTTTTTATAAAGAAGCGCACAAACATATATTTGAAGCAATTGTACAGTTGTTTACCGATACGCAGCCAATAGATTTATTGACGGTATCTGCACAATTAAAGAAAAACGGCAAACTAGATATAGCCGGAGGCGATTTTTATTTAATTCAGCTCACACAGAAGATATCTTCGTCTGCACATATAGAATTTCACTCCCGGATAATACTCCAAAAATTTATTCAAAGAAGTTTGATTCGTATTTCTTCAGAAATTATTGAAGATTCTTATGATGACGGTGCCGATGTTTTTGATTTGCTTGACAAGGCAGAATCGAAACTCTACGAAGTTACCCAAGGCAATATTAAACGTAGTTCTGAGACGGCGCAAAGTTTGGTACTACAAGCCAAAAAACGTATTGAAGAAATAGCAGGACAAGAAGGTCTCAGTGGGGTAGCAACCGGTTTCGAAAAATTAGACAAAATAACCTCTGGCTGGCAACCAAGTGATTTAATCATTATTGCTGCAAGACCCGCCATGGGAAAAACGGCCTTTGTATTGTCTATGGCTCGGAACATGGCCATTGATTTTGGCATGCCTGTAGCACTATTCTCGTTAGAGATGGCATCCGTGCAGTTAATCACGCGTTTGATCTCGTCCGAAACGGGTTTATCGTCCGAAAAATTGCGTACCGGTAAATTAGAAAAACACGAGTGGGAACAATTAAGCACCAAGGTCAAAAATCTTGAAAAAGCCCCTTTATTTATTGATGATACTCCCTCTTTGTCTATATTTGATTTAAGAGCCAAAGCCCGAAGATTGGTATCCCAACACGGAATCAGAATCATAATTGTAGATTATTTGCAATTAATGACCGCTGGCGGTAATGGTAAAGGAGGCGGAAACCGAGAACAAGAAATCTCTACTATTTCCAGAAACCTAAAAGCATTAGCCAAAGAGTTAAACGTGCCTGTGATTGCACTATCACAACTATCTCGTGCCGTAGAAACCCGTGGATCCAGCAAAAGACCTTTGTTATCTGACCTTAGGGAGTCTGGAGCTATTGAACAAGATGCCGATATTGTATCCTTTTTGTATCGTCCGGAATATTATAAAATTGATGAGTGGGATGATGACGAAGCCTCTCCTACGGCGGGTCAAGCCGAAATTATGATTGCAAAACACCGTAATGGTAGTATTGAAAACGTACGTTTGAAATTTATTGGCCACCTAGGGAAGTTTGACAATCTGGAAGATTTTACAGGAGGCTACGACGATTTGCCATCTTCGATGAATCAAGAGGATAATTCGTTTATAACCAAAAACCTTCCTTCGGCACACGAAGCCTTTGGTAGCAACTTAAATGAAGATAATGACGATGACATGCCATTTTAA